The window GGCGAGGACGTCTTCGTCCACGTCAATGCGCTCGGGCGGGGTTTGACCGAGCTCTCCGAGGGTGCACGCGTGACGTTTGACGTCGTCGACGGCGACAAGGGGCCCAATGCCCGCAACGTGCAGCTCGTGCGCGGCTCCGGGAGTGCGCGCGCGACCACGGACCGCGGTCGGTCGAGCCGGCCCGCTGCATCGGGCGGGCCTGTGCGCGGAGGTGAGGGCACCGTCGCGCGCTACGACGCGGACCGCGGTTTCGGCTTCATCACCCCCGACGCCGGGGGCGTGGACCTGTTCGTGCACGTGTCGGTCGTGCATGGCGTCGAGGCCCTGGAGGAGGGCGACCGGGTCCGCTTCAAGGTGCGTCAGAGTGACCGGGGACCGCAGGCCGACAGCGTCGAACTGGTGTGAGCCTGCGAGAGGCAACCTGCCCGATGCTCATGAGGAAGGCGGCGGGAGAGTGGCTCCGATCAGTGAGATCCGCGGGCTGCTGATCGCCGATCGCGAGCGCACGGCCGACCTGATCTCCTCTCTCTCCGGCAACATCGCCTCGATGGTGGAGGCATCGCAGCTCACCACGGCCGACGACGAGCACGACCCCGAAGGGTCGACGATCGCCTTCGAGCGCTCACAGGCGAGCACGCTGCTCGCTGCGGCCAGAAACCACCTGGCCGATGTAAACGCAGCGCTCGCGCGGATAGCTGCCGGCAACTACGGCTACTGCGAGCGCTGTGGACAAGCAATCGCACGT is drawn from Promicromonospora sp. Populi and contains these coding sequences:
- a CDS encoding TraR/DksA family transcriptional regulator; this translates as MAPISEIRGLLIADRERTADLISSLSGNIASMVEASQLTTADDEHDPEGSTIAFERSQASTLLAAARNHLADVNAALARIAAGNYGYCERCGQAIARDRLLARPTARTCIGCAAAG